ACTCTAAGAGAGGATTCATCTGTTGGTAAACAGATTTATACTGCCAAAGCCTGACCAATGCAAATGCCACTTTACCACCATTTATTTAAATGACAAGATCAGGCATCTCAGAGTTTTACTTTAAGAAAATCAAGGATAATCTGGTAATGTGCAGGTCTATTGAAGTGTTTGAAGTAGCTGACAATCTTACTTTTCTCGGTCAGTCTTGGAAAGACTATAATTGATAATGGGTggtcataaaataaaaataaatatatgtaaattaaaagaaacaaaccactGGTTTTCTAACTCCTGTATTATGTAAAAATAAGAATGTAGCTTCTCATGGCCAGAAGAGCCATGAAAGCACTATACCTTCTCTGTGGACATAAATTTGGTAAGTGTTAAATATCCCTATGATCTGGGAGGGCAACATCACTGAGATAATAGCCTATGGCAAGTTAGAAtgaaaatacttgaattttttttttttttttaagaaaagaaaacatgaaagccATTGCAAAATTATTACATCCAGCTAATTTACCTTTGAATGTGCCTCAGTTTACCTCCCATCTCTTTCCCCACAGGTAACATTCCTACAACAGCTAAAAGCAAGCGATGTGGTTTTTGGCTCTATCACACAGCGTATTAAACCTGTCGCTGTTAATGCCTCTCGTACAATCACAGCTGTTAGTTCTTTTAGTAGCTTTTTGAAGGCTCTcagtccctccctgccccaccaCGAGCTCCCCCACCCCGTCAGTGTCCTCTTCTCCTGCGCTGGTTCCTGCTCGGGGCCTTCAGGAGACTCTCCCGGTATTTCGCATTGCTGTGGAACAGCCGGACCATCTCATGGTCTTTGTTATCCAGTACTCTGGGCAGAAAGAGAGAGGATTTCTGTGTCCTGCGGGTTTTAAAGCCCCTCCTGGGTCGTCCTTTGCCGTTGATGGACACGTACCAGAGTCTCTCGGCGCTGGCTTTGCGCTTggtgcctgccctgctgggcacagtCCGGTACAGGCGGGAGGCGTAGGTGTTGTAACCCAGCTCGTGGATCCTCTCCACGAACTCACACTCAGAGTTGTAGCTCTCCTGGgaaggaaacatgaaaaaaatcttaagcCAGACTCTCCTCAGTTTTAGGACAAGGACTGCAACACACTTGGTAAGAAAAGCACAGAAGGCAGGAGGGAAGTGCTGAACCTGAACAAGGTGCTCCCTGTCAGCAGTGTGAGCACACTCTGTGCATCAGAGATCCCAGGAAGTGGCTCCAAAACTAAACCAAGAACCAAAAGATGGCATGTGAATAGGAGTGAATAGCTCTGCTGATTGttcagctgtaatttttttttttttttgtgcttatgAATTTAATGCAGCTATGAAACTGGACAGATAATTTAATTGCTGTCTATCAACCTCTGCCATCTATTGAAAGGGTAAAATACTACAGTGTAATGTAAAATGTGTCTCTTCAATTTGCATATTACTCATTAGATACACTTGCAGTCTGTTACATCCAGTTCAGACTGGATATTTGAGCAGTAAAACACACCTTTATGGAGCTTCTTTGTCAGCATAACAAAATGAAAGCACACTCTGCCTACCTGTGTGCTCCTCCAAAatgccaggctgctcctttATCACAAACTGTAAGGCACAATATGCACCCGTCCCAATTGCTCACATCTCACATGATCTGTCCAAAATGGTCCCATTTCTCCTGCTCCTTGACTGAGAGACCTCTCTGCAAAAGCTTGGCACGAGGaaccccttccccctccctgggagcaggagaaCCAGCGCAGACAAAGAACCTCCCACACTGCCCATCTTTCCTTAACTCCAAACCCATCCTTGCTCCACCTGTGGGATTAAGATTTCAGGATCTAAAACGTGCGAAGCACAGAAGCAGAAGGGAACTACCACcatgggtttttattttttgttgtctgGAGGATGTGGAAAGGGCACAGGTAGCCAGGCTGGGGCCAGAAAAGCCCTAGACCCCGTAAGCAGCTTGTCTTTAGTGCTGTTCACTCCCCAGAAACACTGATGGGCGTTtaacaagattttaaaagacTCCACATGTCCCGGCTTCCCAGCTGTGTAACGGAAGCGCCCTTCCTTGCAAGGACAAGGTTTTCAGATGCTGTGGTGCTGGAGCCCACACAGCCACCAGATGTAGGTGGATttgtcctgctgcctgcctccctTCTGGCTGGGGAGGGGTTTATCACACAGGATAAATCCAGAGGATTATCACAACCTGCCAAGGGCACAAAGGAATTCTGCAGGCTCAACAAACCCATCTTGTTGACATGGGGAAATGGGTGAACTGAGGGATAATGGAGTTATTCCAATACCATTTCATAAAATGCTCCCTGGATAATTATCCTTGAATTAGTCAGGTTTTTTAAACAGGGGCCTTGCACAGGGTCTTGGGCTAGCGATATCAGTGAAGTTCTCGGACAGGCAAGCAAAGACAGGAAGTTTCTCCTGAGCTGAGCCCTCAccccttcctgctcctgtgaAAAAAGCTGGAGTGGAATAGCATTCCCTGAATTGTCCCTCCAGCTCTGAAACACTAGTCTGAGCAGTCTCTCTCAAACTTGAGCTGGAAGGGGACAAATTATCTTTTCAATTTATACAGAAACCTTCCATGGCTGATATTCTTTGGCATGTGACAGATGAACAAACCACAGAACGAACAATCAGGAGATGGCCTGATGCTCCTAGCACCAGAAAGGGAAATCCAGGAGAAAAGGAGTCTCAGAGCTATCCTGTTCCTGGGTTTTCTGCACTTTAGGAGAGGAGCTTTTTGCTCAGAATTTGTTTAGTCTTATTTTAATTCAGTGTAAGTAATCTGAAGGGAAAAACCCGtgttttgaagaagaaagagagaaagatgagaaagaacttggaaaaaacCATActtccaaataatttctttgggGCAGATGATGGCTCTGAACTGATGGAGGAGGTCCATTGAAAAATATACCCATTTCAATCGGAATATTAACCAGAAGCATACAACTGGACAGCCTTAACTTTGGCAAGCAGAGCTACCATGCCCTCATTCCTCTTcagctgcattttcctttgccaaAATCGTTTGTAGTGCGGTTCTCTGCAGTAGCAAAGAACCCTCATCTTTACATACAGCCTCCTTAATCAGTGAGCATCACATGAGGCACATTAGAGGAACCAGGTCATAAGCACTGCCAGAACACTCCTGAAAAGCTGGAGTTAAAGGTGTCAACCTTGGGAGGGACAGAGTTGATTGTGTCACCCAGGCTGGGTTCTCATGGGAAAAAGATCAAATTGCTCAAGGGTATGTACTGCTGCTCAAATCAACAGAATTACATCTAATGACTTCTAGGAGGGAGCCATATTTCCCCTCTTCAAACCTGCTTCCACACCTCAGGATTCATGGGGAAACTGAACAGTTTGGCTGTCCTGCAGTGAGAGATCACAAGATTGCTGGGATGTAATCAAAGATAGTGGAAGAAATTCAAGTAGGGAGATACTGTGTATGGTACACGCTGACAAATGTGCCCTGGTATGTCTGCGAGTGTGAAGAAGTCTAAGCTGAAGTATTTTATTCACTCAGGGGAAATACTGTCTGGGCTGAGAAGGCAAGGCTCCCACTCATATCAGCACACCTCAGATTTTATCTCACagatcaaggaaaaaaattaggtcaaaggaataaaataaggTGTTTATTTTCACCTTTATCTTCTTGCACCTTCTCCTTTTTGCTCTCCTTGCACAGTCCTGCCTTTTAGTACCACAATTTCTTCCACTGCCCAGCCATAAGCTCTGTGCAAAGGAACTCCCATCAGGAGGCTGCTTTCTTGTAGCATCAATGCTCAGTTACTTGTGGACACTCTTTACCTGACATGTCTCTGCCAGCATCCAAGATCCATATAAAATATGGACAATTCTGACATTCCACATACCTGTGGCTGTCCAGGCAGTAAGAAGGTAAGAACACAGCTTTTCCCCCACTTTTAAGGATATACTGATTGGTTGCCTGTAAGAATTTCAGGCAAAAACCTCTTGTAACTTTATCCTTCTCTTGAAATGTGGATTTATAAGAAAGCAGTGCTCCCCACTAGACCTGTTCCCCCCACAGGAAATGACAGGCACATGCCAGGCTTCAGTAAAACTTACTGATGCATACAGTCTGCCCCTCTTGTTCATGGCCAGGTATCTGCCAGAGAACAGGCCCTTGATGGCAACGATTCCAACATCCACAGCAGTTATTTCCAGAATACCTTGAAACAGAATTAGGAGATGTGTTATTGCTCAGGTGTAATTTTTTGAGATATATTTGCATGGCTGCTTACCTGAGGAGTGTGATCTTACAGCTACCACTTACTCACATAACAATCAGGGCAATCTtgtgaataaaattattattattatttgaaacAATACAAAGCAAGGATGATGCGGGAATTGTTTGAGACAAGGTGGACAAGAAACCCCAAGATGTCTGATTGAGATTGaactctttaaaaaatgaaaaagatctGACACTGAACTAGAGGTTCATTAATCCTATATGTGTATAAAAAACTTTAAATCCTCTTTAATGCTTAGGAACACAAGAGCTCTTGACTTATTGAAGCCAGTCACAAAGCTACCCATTTCAGGACAAAGCCCTTGCTGAGGTCTCCAGAGGGTGAACCAGAGCAAGGCTGCTGCATTTTAGAGCCAGGTACATAATCATGAAAGGGACTTGAGATTTAGGAGGTCAATGCTTTCCTCCAGACAAGGACTGCATGACTGTCTGAGACGAAAGGGAGAATGTTTTCAGGCCATCCAAGATGGTATCCTGCAGCACAAAAAGTGTCACAGGCAAGGCCAGTGCAGCACCTGCCCAAATGTCCAGCCAAAGGTGCCAGGACACCGATGGAGGCACAAATGACTCAGTGGATGCTGTTGTATGTGCATGGCTCTCCATCAGGCTCGCTCAAACCCTGCTCTCAGTTCTCCACCCATGGCCTGATGGCTCTGTACTTTCTATAAATGCTTGAAAGCAAGAGGTGACCCTGGCACCCAAACCTACTGCTGCCTTTTGGAAAGcctcaaagcagagctgggggccgttccctgtgcagagctggattGCTGGGAGCTCTGTGAGAGTTGGGCTGGGTCTGGCGCAGCTGGTTTGAATCAGGCACCGGTTCTCTGCTGAAGGATGCCTCCTCCGGGCTGTGACAGCGAGGGGGGGGTTTCTCTAGGAAATAGTGGTTTTCCTTTATGGACTTCAGACAGATCCCTGAGGTCTCCCTATCTCTGTGTGCCATCATCAGGCGGGATTTACGCATCCTGGggtggcggggccggggcggagGCCGGGCCGTGCCCGGGCTGGGTGCGGGGGCGCCGGGGGCTCCCCCGGTGCTGAGCCCcgctctcctccctcctgccgCCCTCGCACAAACCCCCTCACTCCCGACATATCCGCTTTCATCCTAATTACCGCCGCTGCCCGGCACATGTCACAGGGGACAGATGTGATTTAGCCGGCGAAGGCTCAAGCCCTCCGCGGGAGCCAAGCTGGAACGGGACGGGGACACGCGGGCAGCCCCGAAGGGCTCCGGGATCGGCCTTGGGAGGTGCCGGGCACCGGCTGCCGGGCGGGCTGGGCTAGGGCAGGGCTGACCCCCGGCGCAGTGAGCCCGAGTGACAGCTCGGCCGGGCTGCGCAGGGCAGGGTCGCAGTCCCCGTCGGGGAAccttggggtttgggggtctgCCCCGCGGGGATCGCGACCCTCCGCTGGCGGTCGGGTCCCTGCACCCTGCAGGGCCGGCTCGGGAGTTCCCACCCGGTTCGAGGGCCGGgggtgctgccagccccggcaCAGGGGAGCTGCGAGTTTGGCGGAGCCAGCGGGGCGGCTCTTGGGACGCCGAGgcgaggggaggggagggggccaAAACCCCCGACCCCGGGGGATGGCCCCGGTCCCCGCCGAGGAGCCACAGCCGCCCCGGTGGGCAGTGGTGggcagcggcgggagcggcTTCGCCCCCACCCCGTCCGCCCCGTCCAGCAGCGGCtgcccgccggggccggggccggggccggggccggggccgggggggccggggccggggccggggccgagCCACTGGTGCTGGCGAGAGATCCCCACTCCCGCCCAGCCGGGCCCGGGGGCGCGCTCCGGGGCGAGGTGAGCCCGGTACTCACTGAAGGCGCTGTTCTTCTCCAGGGTGCCGTTGATCCTGCCGCTGGGGTGGATCTGGAGGTGGTACTTGGTGGCACAGTAGAGCTTCCTGCGCCGGGGCGCTCCCCCGAGGTGCTCGTAGACGCCGCCGCGTCCCCCCGCATCCCGGCGCGGCCGGGGGGCGGCTCCGGCGGCCTCGGGCACGGCCGCGGCCCGCCCTGGGGACCACGGCTCCTGCAACAGAGTCAGGAACAAGATCCAAATTATAACCATTGTGGCATGATGGCCGCAGCGCTTAGCCTGCTGGGGAGAGCGAGACTCGCAGCGAGTGGCACCAGGGGTCCCATTAAAGCCGTCTTGCTAGCAGCACTCCGGAGATGCCGAGCGCACGCTGCTTGGAGCCGTGCAGCATTGGCAAGATTTTATCAGCCTCGATCTGGCCCTTTTATCTGTCTCAGATTTACTTAAATCAATAGACATCGGCAAAGGCCACCGAAGAGTCCCAGCTGTTTGTGTTACACACAGCTGCCGTGATCAGCCTTCTCCTTGGATTTCCAGATAGACAGACGGCATGCGTGAGACAGAGtcaaagagggagagagggagggagggagagagggagggagccGCTGAATTTCGGCAGGAGACTGTGAGGAAAATAGTTGATCGACGGAGCATAGAAATAAAAGGAGCTTCCTGCAACAATAGCCTGATCTGCGACCAATTGATACAGAGCAGAAGAGGCAAAAGGTATCAGTCTCGTGTGAACTCCCAGAGTGCAGCGTGGATAAAATTACACagcatctctctctctctctccctgccgCCGCCGCGCACACCGCACACCCCCGCACGGGGGCCGGctgcgcccgccgcccgccccgcggaGCAGCCGCGGACCCTCCGCCGAGCGGAGCCccccgcgcagcccccgcgCTCCGggaaggggggggatgatgctCCAAGGGACATCTTCGGGAGGTGGCTTTGGGGAGTGCGCGCGTTAAAGGAAGAGCAGTGAGGGAGGGGGTGCGGGTCCCGGCTCCCCGGGAGGCGGTGGGGGCAGAAAACACCCCCGAGGCTCGTGCTCAGGATTCGCTCAGCGTGTGCgtgtcccctgctctgcccccgGTGAGGAGAACAAACAGTTATTCCAGAATCATTCAGCTCACGCTTAGGACTAATAGGCGTTGTTTAGATAGAGCTTTCACGATTTAATCATCCCCAAATTAACTTAGGCAAAATAAGGCCCGGCAAGTATTCTGATGTACATCCCTGAGTGCATTTGCAAGAAGTCGTAGCTAATCCTTTTCCTTGACTCCTGGAAAGTGCCTGGAAAGTCTCATTAGCTGGCGCGGAGCTGCCCTCGCTACCCTGTCGCTTCACACCACTGCCTACGCTTTCAAAAGAGGATGGAGCTacctataaataaatataaaagaaggCAAAAGGTTCAACAGCTCCGTGAATTACGCTGTCCCTGCGTGCTCCTCAAAGGCAGCTCGTTAATTAGATTTGCATCTGAAACAGGCAGTAGGAGTTTTGGGGAAGTGTTTGAGAGATAATTAGTATTAATGTGCTTGAAGGGCACACAAATACACCTTTGAAGTGAGTCACGTCAGAATTCGAGCGTTTGACCTTgatcaatatatttttttttttccggaaCTGGCGAACATGAAGAGGTctataaatttttttaaagaccttCCTATGTAGAGCAGGAGGATTTGCTTACACGTTAAAGACTTATTTAAAAAGGGAAGCTTTTACTAGCGGGAAAATAAGGGAAGGGGTACGACCTTTTCCTAAAAGGAATGGCAGGAGGACGAAACTGTCTCGAAAGCTACTCCCCGTTTTAAGATGTGCTTAATATTTAGTAGTTCTTCAAGGCTAAAAGGATTTTCATTATACAGTCGTCTGGAATAAAaggaaacacacaaaaaaaaacccacaagcacCCTCTCCGCCATTACCAcccttcctcccccttttcttctccacaaGTTAAGCCCTAGCCTCACAAGGAGAGTTTGATCTGGGGATGATAAATGTTTGTACAATTAATTCTTTATTGCTGTTCTCCTACAATGCCACTGCCAGGCAGTCAAGTGGTTTCAGCGTATCCACTGGAAGCTAAAAAAGCAGTATATACGAGTAAAAAGATGCAAATCTTAAACATGCAGGACCCCGATTTTGGAGTGTATGGGCTGAGAGGAGAGGGATGTTGCTTGCGGTCCAAATCCTCCAGTCTCTCCTAAAAGAGGAACTTCTGTGGAAAACCTTCCACTTGGGGATGCTCTGTAAATCGTATCCTGGGGACTCGTAACCTCTGACGAGCTACGAGACAACTGTGGCAGCAGAAAAATAACTCCTAACGTGCCACTAGTCTCCTGAAAGATGCTTTCACCGGCACCGCTTGAAGAGAAGATAAAACACAATTACTGACAGTAATTACAGCGATCTCTTAAGAGCAGACCTCGACTCTGTCCTGAGCCTGGTGCATCGCCCTGTGGATGTGCATTTGACATTTTCCGTTTCGGGATTCGCAGGGCATTTTCATTAGCGCTCTGAAAAAAACGCCACACCAATCCCGCAAGATCCTCCTCccgcccccccctccccgcagTAATAAACCCCAAAGACCAGTGGGTGGAATAGTAACACGCTAATGACTTTTGCTCAAATTGTTTCCATCTTGATCACATTTTCATAATTAGCGCCATCAGCCACAAATCTTTCCGCCCTGGGCATCTGCCGCAGCCAGGCTTCCCGAGCGGTGTGGATTCTGCTTGTTAGGGAGGGGAGCACTCACAGGTCCATCATTAATGGTCCCCCTTTCAAATGAAACCAACCCGACCCCCACGGAAATATCAAAGGGCCGTAACTACCTCGTCTCGCTCGGTGCAGCACTGAAGAGCGAACAGCCCGAAGTCGTTTCTCTCTGCGCAGACATCTCTACAATAAAACATAAGCCCACTCTTGTATATTTTAAGTTTGTCTGGTGAccatttttgaaaacaaaaagggtCCCTTTGATGTGGTCTGATTTTAACAGGGGCTGCGACGTCAGATGTGGTCTACCGAGtctttctggaaatatttttaattatgccCCAGAGCTCCTTGTAGCCCCAAAGTAATAATCAGAGAGCGGTTCGAGTCTGTCACTTTAcgtggcgggggggggggggggggggggggagaagaGGCTCTAGACCGTACGTAACTAAATCAGAATTACGGCTGATAATGATCTTCTAATTCTCTCGAAGTGTGTGATGTTAAATGGAACGCGGTAGGGATCTGTTATTTTTTTGCTAATGGAGTATTTCGAAGGCTTCTCTCAGTTCAGCCATAAACCCAGCGTTTCTCCTGCAAAGCCATTGGGTGAAAGCGAGTATTTGAGACAGAGGTTTTTATCCTTGTAAGCACGTGAAGCACTGGTATTCTGAACTAATTACCCTTCTAgaaggaatatatatatatgtatgtatgtatatatgtattcGGATATAGACGTCTAAGATCTTTATGGAGATCcaatttttatttaagtattACCTAAgtggaaacattaaaaaaaaaaaaagacaaaactttgAAAGCGCCTTCTTTAAGCTGTAATAAACTTTACAAACACCCATCTTGCAGCGATGAGGCTGTGAATCAGGATGTGCTGCTCCTCCGCGCCCGGCGCTGATTTACGACCGGCCCGTTACTCGACGGAGAAGGAAGTCACAATTTGTAGAGCAATAAATACCGAGGCGGTGGGTGGAGCccccagcagaaaaaaaaaaaaaaaaaaaaaaacaaaaaaaaccacaaacccaaaaacaacaacaaaaaaaaaaaaccaaaacaaaataaaaaacaaacaaacaaaaaaacccagaaaacccaCGTTCTCCTTCTCCAATTAAAAATCCATCCCAGCTCGGCTGCGGAGCGTGGGAAGGTCCCAAAGAAAACAGGTGCGGTACTGATGAGGTGTTTGTTTGCGATGTGCTAATGGCATCTTCCGAGGGGAgctttcctccctgctgcagtcCCCTCACACCTGCTGACACCGGGAAGAGCCCCTAAAATCCAATTGATTTCATTCGgctatattttgttttctttgtgctgtCCTGGCGGGGTTATTCTGCACCCCGCGAACAATATAATCTTGTTTAAATGACTTTCCAGACCACACAGCATCGCGTTACCCTGCTCTACAGGGGCAGGCAATGCTGTTTGTTGTATTGGACACTGGTAGCTCCCGGAAAGCAGGATGCAGGCAGAGTGCAGGAGGAAAGCTCCGGAGAGGAAATTCACAGCTTCTGAAGTTCAGGTTGCTTTTCCAGGTGGGGAAAATAAGATCTAGGTAACTTCCAGTGAAagcacacagaaagaaaaatctaaaagaaaTGTTAAACACATAAAAGGCAcgaaatattttttctctttatccaCTCATATGAAATGTTTTTCACCTTTATAGTAACTTTTTTTGTAGTTTATGAACAAACAATCTGAGGTCTTTAGGATGACACAGCTGATTCTACACATACTATGTGAGCTATTGCTATATTGCCCTTCAGATAGTAAATTAGTTTACAAGTTTTGATCTTTTGTATTTTGGTTAAAACATTACATAACTGAGAtctatttttgttgttattattgttgttgttgccattattaatattttaagatgCAAGTGCCTAAATTCCTTACTCCTACTAAATTCCTACCAAAGATGGTGAGTTTCTCTGTCTGAGGACCGAGGGATTAATCCTTCATTCAAAGTCCATGGAATTCACTAAGAGCCTTTTCTTGAATACCAGTGAATTTGGATCAGGCCCAATCTTattactaaaaaaattattttctgtcgTGCTCTGATAATCTCTTAATAGTttactgaattaaaatattcaagacAATGAATGCAGCAacattaaaggagaaaaaaaaaacatttttttaccCTCTGTTGCTTACTCCTTTTCAACACAAGACACAAAGGAAACAGTAGAAGAAATGtaacagagaaaaatgtgcAATGGTGAGGTTTGGATGACTGTCACGTGGCTTGGACAGATCTGTGGCAGGCTCAAAGCAGGCTACAATAGGGATATTCAGACTGGTGCAGAACTGTAAACTGCAGCCACGGAAATAACCAAACAGAAAGATATGGGGTAGTCCagaagaggagaaggggagTGCAAAAACAATAGAAATGTAATTTGGTGGTAACCTGGAGACAATGTTAGCATACCTGCTTCACACCATTGATATCTCAATCCTCACTTAATAGCCTGAAAAACTTAATAGCCAGGAAAAAACTTTACTCCCTTTTTTTTGGTAACACAGCACATGTTTTTGAAATCAAAGGGTTTCTTCTGATTTACACGGGAGCCTGGTGTAACTGGGAGAAATATCTGGCCCATACCCACGATGAAATTGCACTTTGTGCCTGAAGGACCTGCTGTTCAGATAAATCTACTACTTTTAGAATTTATCCCCCCATTGCTTTCACAATCAGAGGCTTGTTATGATCTCACTCAGCCTTGCAAATCTTTGGGAATTGGGTTACCCGAAGATAAAagatctctctctttctccaagCTGTGGCTGATCAACACTTTGCAAAATCAGATGACAGGCAGAGGGGTCAGGCCTAGGTCTGTGCACCGGGTGCCCAAGCACCAGGGATAAAACCTGGAAGTGGCTGCCTTAGGAAAATGCCACATGCATGGACATTTGTCCCTGGGGGAGAGAATACTGCTGCCAGGAATGATCCACTCCACTCTGAGGATCAGCAGCTGTTGCATTTAAACTCTTATGGGAAGACCATTTCAGATCAAAATTTGCATCATACTCCTGGggttttcccaaaaatcccatccaTGGTTATATGTTATCCTAAGAAGGCCACAATGCAAATTGTCCTAAAGTTCCTCCTATCTCCAGGGATAAGGAATGGGGCCAAGGAATCAGGAGAAATACAGGCAGGGAAAGGTtatgtgattttaaaatctaaaaaaagcTGATGTAGAGAacaacagaaacacaaagtTAGTATCTTAGATGAATTTCAGCAGAATTCCTCTTTTCCCACAGGGGAAGAGGTGAGGCATTTGTCACAAGGGAATGATCCCAGGTGTGTTCCTCCACCACACAAACCAGGATGCCACAGAGTAATAGTGAAAGGGAAAGGTGCAGTGCAAAGAGGGAATAAGCTGAAAGGATCTTTCCCTTTTGTGCTCCCTGCATTTATATCTCAGAGCCTGGGTGGGACATAAAATGGAGCAATGAATAACTCCTGGGGGTACAAATATGTGAGTTTATCTCTAGAGCCCATGTTCCTAAAGCATCTCTGGTTACTGAGTTTCACACAGTGGCCACAACCTCTCTGTTCCACCTGTGTGGGGCAAGTAGGAGGCATTCAGGACACACCTGGAGAAGCTTGGGATGGAATCAGTATCATTTTGCTCCCCTTCAGAAGGTCTGCAAACAAGAAGAATGTGGGATCAGGCTCTGGGGCTTAGCCAAGCCAGCAGAAAAGTGGCCTCCACTTGATACAGACCCTTCCCAAAGTGGGCATTTAATCCCACAGGGAGATTAAAAATCTCTCTTGCTAGACCTGGAACTCTGTAGAGGAAATaagctgctgagaaaaaaacacatacTACCTGtcttcatattttctttgtattttgtgaAAGCAGAAGTCCTACTACTTAAATCCTTAAAACAAGCCAAGCCAACAAGGAGGAATGCATCTGTCCTGTTCTGCCACTGGGTACCCCATGTTAGCAGGTGTGGTCTCGGTTCCTCTGATCCTCTTCTGCAGCacttaagaattttttttttcatagcagtTCCATTAATTAGGGTACTAAACAACTGATTAATACTATGTTCTAGATATCTTGTACCTAAGACAGTGCATCTAAGAAAGTATGGGGTAGATAAGACATTTTGGATCTCTTGTTTCAACCCAATTCAGCCACCTGAGTTGCTAGAACTGAAGGTATATTTTTCACCTGTAACATAAAGAGGGAGTTTCAATAATTGAATAGTGTGTTATCTGAGTGCACTTTCTAATCTGAGACAGTCTTCTAAAATTTCTCCTGTCCTCAGAAAAATATCATAGAAGTGGTGACCCAAATTagcaaaattattcaaaataaataaaatttgccTGGAATACCTCGAAGGAAGGTGCAGATGCAAGTTGTGAGAAGTGACAACACAGAAAGGACTGAAGGCTGCCCCTGACAAAGCTGGTGCTGCAAAGTCACAGGGGGAGGGCCCTACCCAGCCCCTCTCTACTTGCAGCCTCTGGTTTAAATTAGTGATTTTTAGCCCCAACAGAATATTTTCCCATGGACCATGGCTTTTTGGATGCAAAGGGATGTGGTGTGATGATCAGTAAAAGAGGTCagagtgttttctttcctggagGTTGCAgtgcacagctgcagcactgctgagtgctgtgaCTCAGGCACCTGTGTTCAGATCCCACCTTCCAGGTGAAGCCCAAGTGTGCACACAAGGCTCAGCTCTGGCGAGTCTTTGTACTGCCAGCATCCCACATGTGCTGGAAGCCACCAGTGAATTTGCAATGGATGTTTTTCCCAGTGCTTCTTTG
This portion of the Vidua chalybeata isolate OUT-0048 chromosome 6, bVidCha1 merged haplotype, whole genome shotgun sequence genome encodes:
- the FGF3 gene encoding fibroblast growth factor 3, yielding MVIIWILFLTLLQEPWSPGRAAAVPEAAGAAPRPRRDAGGRGGVYEHLGGAPRRRKLYCATKYHLQIHPSGRINGTLEKNSAFSILEITAVDVGIVAIKGLFSGRYLAMNKRGRLYASESYNSECEFVERIHELGYNTYASRLYRTVPSRAGTKRKASAERLWYVSINGKGRPRRGFKTRRTQKSSLFLPRVLDNKDHEMVRLFHSNAKYRESLLKAPSRNQRRRRGH